A stretch of the Perca flavescens isolate YP-PL-M2 chromosome 3, PFLA_1.0, whole genome shotgun sequence genome encodes the following:
- the LOC114552538 gene encoding gastrula zinc finger protein XlCGF26.1-like isoform X2: protein MRAFILKSMNWEEEDGIRVVIHFSVFMTSLAREAVEKICQLFLDCSCLLQLEATQGVAEIEELRKRLEVAETELKLVLEGSGGQEQAEELTEGSSGEKEGPRPSTDGAEGETVQSQRSGRKSRRVVASGVARVKRSPIIHLWKVRTYEENVQPVIIKEEELEALADQASSDSGQNRDDLGQNNDDDPDYQLEPEDSDEGDPGFTTRPKRVVKPKAHRGRSKKEGQSQNQQPLSCKHCTKTFTKLLQLKAHQAVHGANAEKAFPCSHCGRGFSLQRSLNAHMLLHTGERPHTCDVCGKGFTLKQLLRNHQRLHAEVRPFRCEVCGKSFYRAHGLKMHQMVHTGERAYNCKFCKKSFTIQGNLQRHLRIHTGEKPFRCETCGKSFNQADTLKGHKRIHSGERPFSCETCGKCFIQKSALKMHQKIHSGEDPLASVACIACGATMACVDSLRTHLQTHAATIPCTCVLCGRRLSSITDLRSHQQHHTVVRPHSCGLCGKSFKSSSYLKIHLKAHSGEKPFSCDICGHTFTQHSSLKSHQAVHTGQKPFSCGTCGKCFSNTGNLNRHQRIHTGEKPFSCDTCGRSFNQGNSLKAHQQIHTGEKQFMCDKCGKSFSYLRNLKDHKCFYV, encoded by the exons ATgcgtgcttttattttgaagagcATGAACTGGGAAGAGGAAGACGGAATCCGTGTT GTGATCCATTTCAGCGTCTTCATGACGTCTTTGGCTCGAGAAGCCGTGGAGAAGATCTGCCAGCTTTTCCTCGATTGTTCCTGTCTGCTGCAGTTAGAA GCGACACAGGGCGTTGCAGAGATCGAGGAGCTGAGGAAGAGACTGGAGGTGGCGGAGACGGAGCTGAAGCTGGTGCTGGAGGGCAGCGGAGGCCAGGAGCAAGCGGAGGAGCTGACGGAGGGAAGCAGCGGAGAGAAGGAGGGCCCGAGGCCTTCGACTGACGGAGCAGAAGGAGAGACTGTCCAGAGCCAGCGCTCAGGCAGGAAGAGTCGCAGAG TTGTGGCTAGCGGGGTTGCTAGAGTGAAGAGATCGCCTATAATTCACCTGTGGAAAGTCAGAACTTATGAG GAAAATGTCCAACCTGTGATAATAAAGGAAGAAGAATTGGAGGCATTAGCTGACCAGGCGTCCTCTGATTCGGGTCAGAACAGAGATGACCTAGGCCAGAACAATGATGACGACCCAGACTACCAG TTGGAGCCAGAAGATTCAGACGAGGGTGACCCAGGATTCACTACCAGACCTAAACGTGTTGTTAAGCCCAAGGCCCATCGAGGTCGATCAAAGAAGGAGGGTCAGAGTCAGAACCAGCAGCCTCTGAGCTGCAAACACTGCACGAAAACCTTCACCAAGCTGCTGCAGCTCAAAGCCCACCAGGCCGTCCACGGGGCGAACGCTGAGAAGGCCTTCCCCTGCTCTCACTGTGGCAGAGGCTTCTCACTCCAGCGAAGCCTCAATGCACACATGCTGCTTCATACTG GTGAGAGACCACACACCTGTGATGTTTGTGGAAAGGGTTTCACCCTGAAGCAGCTGCTGAGGAACCACCAGCGTCTCCATGCTGAGGTCCGGCCGTTTCGCTGCGAAGTGTGCGGGAAGAGTTTCTACCGAGCCCACGGCCTGAAAATGCATCAGATGGTCCACACGGGAGAGCGGGCCTACAACTGCAAGTTCTGCAAGAAAAGCTTCACGATACAAGGTAACCTGCAGCGCCACCTGCGCATTCACACGGGGGAAAAGCCGTTCAGGTGCGAGACTTGTGGCAAAAGCTTCAACCAGGCCGACACTCTGAAGGGCCACAAGCGGATACACAGTGGCGAGCGTCCCTTCAGCTGCGAGACCTGCGGTAAATGTTTCATCCAGAAGAGTGCCTTGAAGATGCACCAGAAGATTCACTCAGGCGAGGACCCGCTGGCGAGCGTAGCCTGCATAGCATGCGGCGCTACGATGGCCTGTGTCGACTCGCTTCGCACACACCTCCAGACGCATGCGGCGACCATTCCTTGTACGTGTGTGCTCTGCGGCCGGCGGCTCAGCTCCATCACCGACCTGCGCTCGCACCAGCAGCACCACACGGTGGTCAGGCCTCACAGCTGCGGGCTCTGCGGGAAGAGTTTCAAGTCGTCCAGTTACCTGAAGATTCACCTGAAGGCACACAGCGGGGAGAAGCCCTTCTCCTGCGACATCTGCGGCCACACATTTACACAGCACAGCAGCCTTAAGTCCCATCAG GCTGTCCACACAGGACAGAAACCATTCAGCTGTGGCACATGCGGAAAATGCTTCAGCAACACGGGAAACCTGAACAGACACCAGCGTATCCACACTGGGGAGAAGCCTTTCAGCTGCGACACGTGCGGACGCAGCTTCAACCAGGGCAACAGCCTGAAAGCCCATCAGCAGATACACACCGGGGAGAAACAGTTTATGTGCGACAAGTGTGGGAAGAGTTTCTCCTACCTGAGGAACTTGAAGGACCACAAGTGTTTTTATGTCTGA
- the LOC114552927 gene encoding leucine-rich repeat-containing protein 15, producing the protein MTKLSKLFLRNNDLRLLHPGQFLNCLALTLLDLSENRIEYLPIGFLHGLSNLKTLFVNFNQIQMLQVGGLEGAFALTDLHLSHNNITKIEEGVFKNSTVLENLVLSRNRITGVGEASFKGVTNLQQLNLSGNMLVTVPAEALRVVNRLRYLYLQKNSIISLPEDCFSSLSLLEHLDLSNNKLTTLSEGSLRGLNILLALDLSFNLIDSLPSKVFEDLISLQSLDLYRNMLASLPLDVFSNLNNLQELQLDSNQISAIPVGVFDLLSKLNDLHLSNNRIPELRPALFNKLESLQNLYLESNALRHLHEGLFHKMKVLKKIHLNDNHIRSLHPSVFDGLVQVHSLKLSRNHLTSLHPDQFRDLIGLKKLKLDGNHIGNLPASLFVNLLHLNTLHLDYNRISELSPDDFVGLTNLKDLRLSFNQLHDIPFNTFYPLHNLHKLLLKNNSLGSLHPQLFARLRKLTELNLDGNKLDHLQPGVFKGLLKLQKLSLKSNQLRAVENGTLEHLINLRAVYLSGNLWDCSCAHILYISSWVNMHRDKLGDQPTCFFSSSSSENTTLSQAALSPPLLQDHCITSAASGSSPLFPLEMLNLLTVSLIAVCPL; encoded by the coding sequence ATGACAAAGCTGTCTAAGCTCTTCCTACGCAACAATGACCTGAGGTTGCTACACCCTGGTCAGTTCCTGAACTGCCTCGCTCTCACCTTACTGGACCTGAGTGAGAACCGGATCGAATATCTACCCATTGGATTCCTCCACGGATTATCTAATCTGAAGACGCTGTTTGTGAACTTTAACCAGATTCAAATGTTACAGGTTGGTGGATTGGAAGGAGCCTTTGCCCTCACTGACCTCCACCTTAgccacaacaatataacaaaGATAGAGGAAGGTGTGTTCAAGAACTCCACTGTGTTGGAGAACCTTGTTCTGTCCAGAAACAGAATCACAGGTGTGGGCGAAGCCAGCTTCAAAGGAGTGACAAATCTCCAACAGCTTAACCTGAGTGGTAACATGCTGGTCACTGTTCCAGCTGAGGCATTGAGGGTTGTAAACAGGCTCAGGTATCTGTATCTACAGAAGAACAGCATCATCAGCCTTCCAGAGGATTGCTTCTCCTCATTGAGCCTATTGGAGCATCTAGACTTGAGCAACAACAAGCTGACCACTCTGTCTGAGGGATCACTCAGAGGTCTGAACATACTGCTTGCGCTGGACCTCAGTTTCAACCTCATAGATTCTCTTCCTTCAAAAGTCTTCGAAGACCTGATCAGCCTTCAGTCACTTGATTTATACAGGAACATGCTGGCATCTCTTCCTCTGGATGTATTCAGTAACTTGAACAACCTGCAAGAGTTGCAGCTGGACAGCAATCAGATCTCTGCCATACCAGTCGGGGTATTCGATTTGTTGTCCAAACTCAACGACTTACATCTGTCGAACAACCGCATCCCGGAGCTCCGACCTGCTCTGTTCAACAAGCTTGAATCACTGCAGAACCTGTACTTGGAGTCCAACGCTCTGAGGCACCTTCACGAAGGCCTTTTCCACAAGATGAAGGTCCTCAAGAAGATACACCTCAATGACAACCATATCAGGTCTCTACATCCCTCAGTCTTCGATGGTTTGGTGCAAGTACATTCGCTGAAGCTCTCTCGCAACCATCTCACCTCTCTACACCCGGACCAGTTCAGAGACCTTATTGGTTTGAAAAAGTTAAAACTAGATGGAAACCACATAGGTAACCTTCCTGCAAGCCTGTTTGTGAATCTACTACATCTTAATACACTGCATCTGGACTATAACCGTATCTCAGAGCTGTCTCCTGATGACTTCGTAGGGTTGACTAACCTGAAAGACCTCAGATTGAGCTTCAATCAGCTCCATGACATCCCGTTTAACACTTTCTATCCCCTACACAACCTCCACAAGCTTCTGCTGAAGAACAACAGTCTGGGTAGTTTACACCCTCAGCTCTTTGCCCGACTTCGAAAGCTAACAGAACTCAACTTGGATGGAAACAAGTTGGATCACCTGCAACCTGGTGTATTTAAAGGACTCTTAAAACTTCAGAAACTGAGTTTAAAGTCCAACCAGCTTAGAGCAGTAGAGAATGGGACTTTGGAGCATTTAATAAACCTTAGGGCTGTCTATCTGTCAGGTAATTTATGGGACTGCTCCTGTGCACATATTCTCTACATCAGCAGCTGGGTCAACATGCACCGAGACAAGCTCGGAGACCAGCCCACTtgcttcttctcttcttcttcctcagaGAATACAACACTTTCTCAGGCAGCTCTGTCTCCCCCGTTGTTACAAGATCATTGCATAACAAGTGCTGCAAGTGGCTCGTCCCCTTTATTTCCTCTAGAAATGCTGAATCTGCTCACAGTTTCTCTCATAGCTGTCTGCCCACTGTGA
- the LOC114552538 gene encoding gastrula zinc finger protein XlCGF26.1-like isoform X1, with protein sequence MSDFEAQVGSIVEIMVNTAVTELTKVIGGSASAHPEVSTSCTTENINGSLDEKVIHFSVFMTSLAREAVEKICQLFLDCSCLLQLEATQGVAEIEELRKRLEVAETELKLVLEGSGGQEQAEELTEGSSGEKEGPRPSTDGAEGETVQSQRSGRKSRRVVASGVARVKRSPIIHLWKVRTYEENVQPVIIKEEELEALADQASSDSGQNRDDLGQNNDDDPDYQLEPEDSDEGDPGFTTRPKRVVKPKAHRGRSKKEGQSQNQQPLSCKHCTKTFTKLLQLKAHQAVHGANAEKAFPCSHCGRGFSLQRSLNAHMLLHTGERPHTCDVCGKGFTLKQLLRNHQRLHAEVRPFRCEVCGKSFYRAHGLKMHQMVHTGERAYNCKFCKKSFTIQGNLQRHLRIHTGEKPFRCETCGKSFNQADTLKGHKRIHSGERPFSCETCGKCFIQKSALKMHQKIHSGEDPLASVACIACGATMACVDSLRTHLQTHAATIPCTCVLCGRRLSSITDLRSHQQHHTVVRPHSCGLCGKSFKSSSYLKIHLKAHSGEKPFSCDICGHTFTQHSSLKSHQAVHTGQKPFSCGTCGKCFSNTGNLNRHQRIHTGEKPFSCDTCGRSFNQGNSLKAHQQIHTGEKQFMCDKCGKSFSYLRNLKDHKCFYV encoded by the exons ATGTCAGACTTTGAGGCGCAGGTAGGCTCCATTGTGGAGATAATGGTGAATACGGCGGTGACAGAGTTGACCAAAGTTATCGGCGGCTCCGCATCAGCCCATCCAGAAGTGTCAACATCATGtacaactgaaaacatcaacGGGTCTTTGGATGAGAAG GTGATCCATTTCAGCGTCTTCATGACGTCTTTGGCTCGAGAAGCCGTGGAGAAGATCTGCCAGCTTTTCCTCGATTGTTCCTGTCTGCTGCAGTTAGAA GCGACACAGGGCGTTGCAGAGATCGAGGAGCTGAGGAAGAGACTGGAGGTGGCGGAGACGGAGCTGAAGCTGGTGCTGGAGGGCAGCGGAGGCCAGGAGCAAGCGGAGGAGCTGACGGAGGGAAGCAGCGGAGAGAAGGAGGGCCCGAGGCCTTCGACTGACGGAGCAGAAGGAGAGACTGTCCAGAGCCAGCGCTCAGGCAGGAAGAGTCGCAGAG TTGTGGCTAGCGGGGTTGCTAGAGTGAAGAGATCGCCTATAATTCACCTGTGGAAAGTCAGAACTTATGAG GAAAATGTCCAACCTGTGATAATAAAGGAAGAAGAATTGGAGGCATTAGCTGACCAGGCGTCCTCTGATTCGGGTCAGAACAGAGATGACCTAGGCCAGAACAATGATGACGACCCAGACTACCAG TTGGAGCCAGAAGATTCAGACGAGGGTGACCCAGGATTCACTACCAGACCTAAACGTGTTGTTAAGCCCAAGGCCCATCGAGGTCGATCAAAGAAGGAGGGTCAGAGTCAGAACCAGCAGCCTCTGAGCTGCAAACACTGCACGAAAACCTTCACCAAGCTGCTGCAGCTCAAAGCCCACCAGGCCGTCCACGGGGCGAACGCTGAGAAGGCCTTCCCCTGCTCTCACTGTGGCAGAGGCTTCTCACTCCAGCGAAGCCTCAATGCACACATGCTGCTTCATACTG GTGAGAGACCACACACCTGTGATGTTTGTGGAAAGGGTTTCACCCTGAAGCAGCTGCTGAGGAACCACCAGCGTCTCCATGCTGAGGTCCGGCCGTTTCGCTGCGAAGTGTGCGGGAAGAGTTTCTACCGAGCCCACGGCCTGAAAATGCATCAGATGGTCCACACGGGAGAGCGGGCCTACAACTGCAAGTTCTGCAAGAAAAGCTTCACGATACAAGGTAACCTGCAGCGCCACCTGCGCATTCACACGGGGGAAAAGCCGTTCAGGTGCGAGACTTGTGGCAAAAGCTTCAACCAGGCCGACACTCTGAAGGGCCACAAGCGGATACACAGTGGCGAGCGTCCCTTCAGCTGCGAGACCTGCGGTAAATGTTTCATCCAGAAGAGTGCCTTGAAGATGCACCAGAAGATTCACTCAGGCGAGGACCCGCTGGCGAGCGTAGCCTGCATAGCATGCGGCGCTACGATGGCCTGTGTCGACTCGCTTCGCACACACCTCCAGACGCATGCGGCGACCATTCCTTGTACGTGTGTGCTCTGCGGCCGGCGGCTCAGCTCCATCACCGACCTGCGCTCGCACCAGCAGCACCACACGGTGGTCAGGCCTCACAGCTGCGGGCTCTGCGGGAAGAGTTTCAAGTCGTCCAGTTACCTGAAGATTCACCTGAAGGCACACAGCGGGGAGAAGCCCTTCTCCTGCGACATCTGCGGCCACACATTTACACAGCACAGCAGCCTTAAGTCCCATCAG GCTGTCCACACAGGACAGAAACCATTCAGCTGTGGCACATGCGGAAAATGCTTCAGCAACACGGGAAACCTGAACAGACACCAGCGTATCCACACTGGGGAGAAGCCTTTCAGCTGCGACACGTGCGGACGCAGCTTCAACCAGGGCAACAGCCTGAAAGCCCATCAGCAGATACACACCGGGGAGAAACAGTTTATGTGCGACAAGTGTGGGAAGAGTTTCTCCTACCTGAGGAACTTGAAGGACCACAAGTGTTTTTATGTCTGA